The Gossypium raimondii isolate GPD5lz chromosome 2, ASM2569854v1, whole genome shotgun sequence genome segment GCTGAAactgataataataaaaagttgatCAACCTCCATGATCAGCCACATCAACCTTGGTGGTACAGAACAAAAGCCGGCGAAACAGAGCCAACAAGGCAGCACAAGAGACCACTTTGGCCCTCTTGAGTGCCACACACTTCTTCTTGGCAACATTTTGGGGTTTCTTTTGGCTACTAGGACTCTTCACTTTTTCCATCTTAACCATgccaaaacattttatttgttcaGGCTCAGTTTGATGATCATCACTCCTATGAAACTTGTAGCTCCTGAGGTACATTTGCCTGCATGAAATGCTATCAACGACCGTAGGATGTGCATGGCCGCCACGGCTGCCACCGTTAGAGCTCAGTGACCTTACAAACTCAGCATCTGATTCCGGCCACTTGTAGGCATTGGTTGGCCTGATTGGGACCTTAATATCATCTATGCAGGTTGAAATACAGGTTGAGGCCATTGAGTGTAGGATTCAAGGGTTTCAACTTTCAAgtgataaatatgtataaacTTTATAGAAAGGCTTTAAGACTGGTTCAAATGGAAGATAACGAAGAGAGATACAAGGGAGAAGCTTTCGTATAGGGGagttataaattgattttttttctttctttaatgtGAAAAATGTAATGATTTGGCATTATGTGGTGAGTGGATGCATGGAAGAAAACGATTTGTCATTTTTGGGTCCTTCTATTGATTAATGTTTCTGAATATATTCAACCAAGGACTATGCTGATAAACAAAGTAATTTTGTTATAGTACTAACTGTGAATGACCTGGTGTCATTTAATTGTTCTATGTTCCAACATTGTAGTTTTTTGTACGGATAAAGacttcaaaatttcataaactctatttcttatttactaaaaaaatcttATTAGATAATTACGCTTGAAATTCAATTGAATATATTCATCAAATTTTTGCTCAATACATGTAATAAATACTTACAATCTTCCACATTTGATGTTTGTTATCTGGATTTTTTTTGGTAGTTTATAttgtgtttgtttttattttgttcactctttttttatttgatcatttaatttttaaatacatcaactgattgagttttaattcgaTTGGCATgagcattgttgtcaatgcagaaATATGTGAGAGTTTGAGGGTGCTAAAGCAtgttatcctcctatttatgagttggagaagggttatgggtagttttagttcttatcttaaaaaaaatagttatgatCAAAACCTACaacgaaaatatttaaaaaaaaaaatttaacccatCTTTTCcacaattgaatttttttccttaattttttctttctttttcccttaatttttttttatttcctatcattttcttcattttctctcttaCAACCTAGAAATCTTAGCCACCGTCTTCCTTAAAAATGTTGTTGTTACTTCCATTGAACCTTTGTCGGTGAGCTCAAAAGTAAAAAGATATCCCACAATCAGGCCATATTAATAGCGGGATTAAGAGATC includes the following:
- the LOC105789883 gene encoding uncharacterized protein LOC105789883 gives rise to the protein MASTCISTCIDDIKVPIRPTNAYKWPESDAEFVRSLSSNGGSRGGHAHPTVVDSISCRQMYLRSYKFHRSDDHQTEPEQIKCFGMVKMEKVKSPSSQKKPQNVAKKKCVALKRAKVVSCAALLALFRRLLFCTTKVDVADHGG